From Herbiconiux flava, one genomic window encodes:
- a CDS encoding DedA family protein, with protein MNEVLSWVLDTVQSVDPLVRTLLAGVAIMLETSILIGLVVPGDSVVLVAATGVEGPLEYTSLVIVVIIGALTGESIGFAIGRWFGPRLRASRLGRRLGEKNWARAETYLARRGGIAVFLSRFIPVLHSLIPLTVGMSPMRYRRFMAWTVPACILWSLAYVSVGSAAAGGYRELSRELHWAGYLFVGAIALFVVAVFVVKKVINRLERRHMEEAPPSPVDDGENGAS; from the coding sequence ATGAACGAGGTGCTGTCCTGGGTGCTGGATACCGTCCAGTCGGTAGATCCCCTGGTCAGAACCCTCTTGGCTGGAGTCGCGATCATGCTCGAGACGAGCATCCTGATCGGTCTCGTCGTTCCGGGTGACAGCGTCGTGCTGGTCGCCGCGACCGGGGTCGAAGGGCCACTTGAATACACGTCGCTGGTCATCGTGGTTATCATCGGCGCCCTCACCGGCGAGAGCATCGGCTTCGCGATCGGGCGCTGGTTCGGGCCGAGACTCCGGGCGTCGAGGCTCGGCCGGCGGCTGGGTGAGAAGAACTGGGCGCGGGCCGAGACGTACCTCGCCCGGCGCGGCGGAATCGCCGTCTTCCTGTCGCGGTTCATCCCCGTGCTGCACTCGCTCATCCCCCTGACGGTGGGTATGAGCCCGATGCGCTACCGGCGCTTCATGGCCTGGACCGTGCCGGCGTGCATCCTCTGGTCGCTCGCCTACGTCTCCGTCGGCAGCGCGGCCGCCGGCGGCTACCGGGAGCTCTCGCGCGAGCTGCACTGGGCCGGCTACCTCTTCGTCGGGGCCATCGCGCTGTTCGTGGTGGCGGTGTTCGTGGTCAAGAAGGTCATCAACCGGCTCGAGCGCCGGCACATGGAGGAGGCCCCGCCCTCGCCCGTCGACGACGGGGAGAACGGGGCCTCGTGA
- a CDS encoding TetR/AcrR family transcriptional regulator, whose translation MAFNDLISGALTTSGQVRNEPVQARSSERIATLLDAASAVVAEVGIERLTTAMVAERAGASIGTVYRYFPDRIAVLAAMSLRGFERFLRLSVENLEATKPTTLDEAITCLIDAAVELHRTEPGFTSIRLSDQIALPEVDGGTASAARIAGPLAAIFIEELGVDAEGLAERLDIALTMGDALLVRAFIIDPKGDPAAIEATRALVTGYLAPAAVRA comes from the coding sequence GTGGCATTCAACGACCTGATCAGCGGTGCGCTCACGACGAGCGGCCAGGTGCGCAACGAACCGGTGCAGGCGCGCAGCAGCGAGCGCATCGCGACTCTGCTCGACGCGGCCTCGGCGGTGGTGGCCGAGGTGGGCATCGAGCGCCTGACGACCGCCATGGTCGCCGAGCGGGCGGGTGCCTCGATCGGCACGGTGTACCGCTACTTCCCCGACCGCATCGCGGTGCTCGCGGCGATGAGCCTCCGTGGCTTCGAGCGGTTCCTCCGCCTGAGCGTCGAGAACCTCGAGGCGACGAAGCCGACGACGCTCGACGAGGCCATCACCTGTCTGATCGACGCCGCGGTGGAGCTGCACCGCACCGAGCCCGGCTTCACCTCCATCCGGCTGAGCGACCAGATCGCGCTGCCCGAGGTCGACGGCGGCACCGCGTCGGCCGCGCGCATCGCCGGCCCGCTGGCGGCGATCTTCATCGAGGAGCTGGGCGTCGACGCCGAGGGCCTCGCCGAGCGGCTGGACATCGCGCTCACGATGGGCGACGCGCTGCTGGTGCGCGCCTTCATCATCGATCCGAAGGGCGACCCCGCCGCGATCGAGGCCACCCGGGCACTCGTCACGGGCTACCTCGCCCCGGCGGCCGTGCGCGCCTGA
- a CDS encoding ABC transporter permease: protein MKWLESNLDLVWELVLAHIGLSVPPILIGFLVSIPIGWLANRYRPSRGVILVVLGLLYTVPSIPLFIFMPIFLGTPLLSPVNVVVALTIYAVALMVRTAADGLASVDDDTLLAASAMGYSGWQRFWRVELPLSGPVLLSGLRVVSASTVSLATLGVIIGVQSLGYLFTNGFQRNIPAEVITGIVATLVIAVVFDLLLVLVGRLLLPWSTPDRRRKASRRTTPALVAGGVS from the coding sequence GTGAAGTGGCTCGAGTCGAACCTCGATCTCGTCTGGGAGCTCGTGCTGGCGCACATCGGCCTCAGCGTCCCGCCGATCCTGATCGGCTTCCTGGTCTCCATCCCGATCGGCTGGCTGGCGAACCGCTACCGGCCATCGCGCGGCGTCATCCTCGTGGTGCTGGGGCTGCTCTACACGGTGCCGTCCATCCCGCTGTTCATCTTCATGCCGATCTTCCTCGGCACCCCGCTGCTCTCGCCCGTCAACGTGGTGGTGGCGCTGACGATCTACGCCGTGGCGCTGATGGTGCGCACCGCCGCCGACGGGCTCGCCTCGGTCGACGACGACACCCTGCTGGCCGCCTCGGCCATGGGCTACTCGGGCTGGCAGCGGTTCTGGCGGGTCGAGCTGCCGCTGAGCGGCCCCGTGCTGCTCAGCGGGCTGCGCGTCGTCTCGGCGAGCACCGTGAGCCTCGCCACCCTCGGCGTGATCATCGGCGTGCAGAGCCTCGGCTACCTCTTCACCAACGGCTTCCAGCGGAACATCCCGGCCGAGGTGATCACCGGCATCGTCGCGACGCTCGTCATCGCGGTCGTCTTCGACCTGCTGCTGGTGCTCGTCGGCCGCCTCCTGCTGCCGTGGAGCACCCCTGACCGGCGGCGCAAGGCCTCCCGCCGCACCACGCCCGCCCTCGTCGCCGGAGGCGTCTCGTGA
- the cydD gene encoding thiol reductant ABC exporter subunit CydD, translated as MRPVDPRLLRYAASARAFFAAGGVLALGQTAAIVAFSWLVTQVVVGAIDGSSLAALMPEIGALAAVVALRFALGWLAEYNAARGAAVVKSELRRRVLSAVTRLGPGWLGGGRSSTAVGVTAGPGLDALDTYFSKYLPQLILTAIAMPLVVLTIWSQDWISGLTVTLTLPLIPIFMILIGWATQTVQQRQFEKLTRLSTAFLDVVGGLSTLTVFGRQHRQAARIRTVTEEYRTQTMKVLRVSFLSGFALELAASLSVALVAVSIGVRLIDGSLGLGVGLFVLLLAPEAFLPLRNVGAQFHAAADGVAASTSVFEILDEAAGSARAGATATDARPAAFGGSSVRAAAPDERGLEVRGLGVRYGETVAFEGLGASIRRGAVTALTGPSGSGKTSFVNALLGFVPVEGRMLVGGHDVTDDPAPRPWLAWAGQRAALVEGSVVENVALGDDEPDASRARAALDLVGGTGIRLSERIDPRGGGLSGGQAQRVSSARAVYRARALDCPVVVFDEPTSALDAGTEAEFIRSLRALAEEGRAVIVVSHRPAVTASADERLEFAAPSVAHPLVEPAGARGGAA; from the coding sequence GTGCGTCCCGTCGATCCCCGGCTCCTCCGATACGCGGCGTCGGCGCGGGCGTTCTTCGCCGCCGGTGGCGTGCTGGCACTCGGGCAGACCGCCGCGATCGTCGCCTTCTCCTGGCTGGTCACGCAGGTGGTCGTCGGCGCGATCGACGGCTCGTCGCTCGCCGCGCTGATGCCGGAGATCGGCGCGCTCGCCGCTGTCGTGGCGCTCCGCTTCGCCCTCGGCTGGCTGGCCGAGTACAACGCGGCACGGGGCGCCGCGGTCGTGAAGAGCGAGCTGCGTCGCCGCGTGCTCTCCGCCGTCACCCGGCTCGGCCCGGGCTGGCTCGGCGGCGGCCGCAGCAGCACCGCCGTCGGCGTCACCGCCGGGCCGGGGCTGGACGCCCTCGACACCTACTTCTCGAAGTACCTCCCGCAGCTCATCCTGACGGCGATCGCGATGCCGCTGGTGGTGCTCACGATCTGGTCGCAGGACTGGATCTCGGGGCTCACCGTCACGCTCACGCTGCCGCTCATCCCGATCTTCATGATCCTGATCGGCTGGGCCACCCAGACCGTGCAGCAGCGCCAGTTCGAGAAGCTGACCCGGCTCTCCACGGCGTTCCTCGACGTGGTGGGCGGGCTGTCGACGCTGACGGTGTTCGGGCGGCAGCACCGCCAGGCCGCCCGCATCCGGACCGTCACCGAGGAGTACCGCACGCAGACGATGAAGGTGCTGCGGGTGTCGTTCCTCAGCGGCTTCGCTCTCGAGCTGGCGGCGAGCCTGTCGGTGGCGCTCGTGGCGGTGTCGATCGGCGTGCGGCTGATCGACGGCAGCCTCGGGCTCGGGGTCGGGCTGTTCGTGCTGCTGCTCGCGCCCGAGGCGTTCCTGCCGCTCCGCAACGTGGGGGCGCAGTTCCATGCGGCGGCCGACGGGGTGGCGGCGTCGACGTCGGTGTTCGAGATCCTCGACGAGGCGGCGGGTTCGGCGCGCGCAGGTGCGACGGCGACGGATGCGCGGCCGGCCGCTTTCGGTGGGTCCTCCGTTCGCGCAGCCGCCCCTGATGAGCGCGGGCTAGAGGTGCGGGGGCTCGGCGTGCGGTACGGGGAGACGGTGGCGTTCGAGGGGCTCGGGGCGAGCATCCGTCGCGGTGCGGTCACGGCGCTGACGGGGCCGAGCGGGAGCGGCAAGACCTCGTTCGTGAACGCCCTGCTCGGCTTCGTGCCGGTCGAGGGGCGGATGCTCGTCGGCGGCCACGACGTCACCGACGATCCGGCGCCGCGACCCTGGCTCGCGTGGGCGGGGCAGCGTGCCGCGCTCGTGGAGGGCAGCGTGGTCGAGAACGTGGCGCTCGGCGACGATGAGCCCGACGCCTCGCGCGCGCGGGCGGCCCTCGACCTCGTGGGCGGGACGGGCATCCGGCTCTCGGAGCGGATCGACCCGCGCGGCGGCGGACTGTCGGGCGGGCAGGCGCAGCGCGTGTCGAGCGCGCGGGCCGTGTACCGGGCCAGGGCGCTCGACTGCCCGGTCGTGGTGTTCGACGAGCCGACGTCGGCGCTGGACGCCGGGACGGAGGCGGAGTTCATCCGGAGTCTGCGCGCACTGGCCGAGGAGGGTCGCGCCGTGATCGTGGTGAGCCACCGGCCCGCGGTGACGGCGTCGGCCGACGAGCGGCTGGAGTTCGCGGCGCCTTCGGTCGCGCATCCGCTCGTCGAGCCGGCCGGCGCCCGCGGAGGTGCCGCGTGA
- a CDS encoding cytochrome ubiquinol oxidase subunit I: protein MNELLDPLILSRWQFGLTTIYHFLFVPLTIGLAVTVAIFQTAWVRTDKEKYLQLTRFFGKIFLINFAMGVVTGIVQEFQFGMNWSDYSRFVGDVFGAPLALEGLLAFFLEATFIGLWIFGWDRLPKKLHLASIWIAALGSVLSAYFIIAANAFMQNPVGFRINEVKGRAELTDIWALLTNKVALAAFPHTIFACFMVTAGLIIAAAAWHLYRNQHLETMRPALKFGLWMMVIAGGLTVLTGDQLGLAMVETQPMKMAAAEALYNTSTGAAASFSIFTLGTPDGTSELFSIRIPYLLSFLSTHTFDGTVEGINDLQAQYVQAYGPGDYTPTVWITYWAFRWMIALGMLHVLIAVAGLWLTRKGRDPKWRWMWRVAVWAFPLSLGAMIVGWIFTEMGRQPWIVFSLLKTSDAVSPGISGLDVLISLIAFTAVYGTLAVVEFRLIKKAIQKGPEAAPEPDPETGELQHAATVY, encoded by the coding sequence GTGAACGAGCTGCTCGACCCTCTGATCCTCTCCCGCTGGCAGTTCGGCCTCACGACGATCTACCACTTCCTCTTCGTGCCGCTGACGATCGGGCTCGCGGTCACGGTCGCGATCTTCCAGACCGCCTGGGTGCGCACCGACAAGGAGAAGTACCTCCAGCTGACCCGCTTCTTCGGCAAGATCTTCCTGATCAACTTCGCCATGGGCGTCGTGACCGGAATCGTGCAGGAGTTCCAGTTCGGCATGAACTGGAGCGACTACTCCCGCTTCGTCGGCGACGTCTTCGGCGCCCCGCTCGCCCTGGAGGGCCTGCTCGCCTTCTTCCTCGAGGCCACCTTCATCGGTCTCTGGATCTTCGGCTGGGACAGGCTTCCGAAGAAGCTCCACCTCGCCAGCATCTGGATCGCGGCGCTCGGCAGCGTGCTCTCGGCGTACTTCATCATCGCGGCGAACGCCTTCATGCAGAACCCGGTCGGCTTCCGCATCAACGAGGTCAAGGGCCGCGCCGAGCTCACCGACATCTGGGCGCTGCTGACCAACAAGGTCGCCCTCGCCGCGTTCCCGCACACGATCTTCGCCTGCTTCATGGTGACGGCCGGCCTGATCATCGCCGCGGCCGCCTGGCACCTGTACCGCAACCAGCACCTCGAGACCATGCGCCCGGCCCTGAAGTTCGGGCTCTGGATGATGGTGATCGCCGGTGGCCTCACCGTGCTCACCGGCGACCAGCTCGGGCTCGCGATGGTCGAGACCCAGCCCATGAAGATGGCGGCCGCCGAGGCGCTCTACAACACCTCCACGGGGGCGGCGGCATCCTTCTCGATCTTCACGCTCGGCACGCCCGACGGCACCAGCGAGCTGTTCTCGATCCGCATCCCGTACCTGCTCTCCTTCCTGTCGACGCACACCTTCGACGGAACGGTCGAGGGCATCAACGACCTGCAGGCCCAGTACGTCCAGGCCTACGGCCCCGGCGACTACACGCCGACGGTCTGGATCACCTACTGGGCCTTCCGCTGGATGATCGCGCTCGGCATGCTGCACGTGCTGATCGCCGTCGCCGGCCTCTGGCTCACCCGCAAGGGCCGTGACCCGAAGTGGCGCTGGATGTGGCGGGTGGCCGTCTGGGCCTTCCCGCTCTCGCTCGGCGCCATGATCGTCGGCTGGATCTTCACCGAGATGGGCCGCCAGCCCTGGATCGTGTTCAGTCTGCTGAAGACCTCCGACGCCGTCTCGCCCGGCATCTCGGGGCTCGACGTGCTGATCTCGCTGATCGCGTTCACCGCGGTCTACGGCACCCTCGCGGTCGTGGAGTTCCGGCTGATCAAGAAGGCCATCCAGAAGGGGCCCGAGGCGGCCCCCGAGCCCGACCCCGAGACGGGCGAGCTCCAGCACGCGGCCACGGTCTACTAG
- a CDS encoding App1 family protein: MPETRLAAPRLHRAARIDDAIHGFRVRWARRRGHLPTVIPYAGYGSTSRIRVLGRVVLVKQPKPGSRAAKTMQRREDRVRGWRSFTSVPLGDVDVLIEVEGIRRTVRADRGGVVDVSVDVELEPGWHSIAMTAAGSEAVEAPVSIVAPGTDVGIVCDIDDTVMVTALPRPFLAFWNTFVLDVHARTPTPGMSVFLERLTAEHPTAPVVYLSTGAWNVAPTLTRFLSRNLYPRGPLLLTDWGPTHDRFFRNGREHKEKNLRRLAEEFPDIRWILIGDDGQHDEEIYGEFAVEKPGNVRAVVIRQLSPSEAVLAGGRSKPDQQLAGSAVPWVFAPDGAGLLEQLEELGRA, encoded by the coding sequence GTGCCAGAGACACGACTTGCGGCACCCCGACTGCACCGGGCCGCCCGCATCGACGACGCGATCCACGGCTTCCGGGTGAGGTGGGCCCGCCGTCGCGGCCACCTCCCGACGGTCATCCCCTACGCCGGCTACGGCTCCACCAGCCGCATCCGCGTGCTCGGCCGGGTCGTGCTCGTGAAGCAGCCGAAACCCGGCTCCCGGGCGGCCAAGACGATGCAGCGACGCGAGGACCGGGTGCGCGGCTGGCGCAGCTTCACCAGCGTGCCGCTCGGCGACGTCGACGTGCTGATCGAGGTCGAGGGCATCCGCCGCACCGTGCGGGCCGACCGCGGCGGCGTGGTCGACGTCTCCGTCGACGTCGAGCTCGAACCCGGCTGGCACTCCATCGCCATGACGGCGGCGGGATCGGAGGCGGTCGAGGCGCCGGTCTCGATCGTCGCGCCCGGCACCGACGTCGGCATCGTCTGCGACATCGACGACACCGTGATGGTGACGGCGCTCCCCCGCCCGTTCCTCGCGTTCTGGAACACCTTCGTGCTCGACGTGCACGCGCGGACGCCGACCCCGGGCATGTCGGTCTTCCTCGAGCGGCTCACGGCAGAGCATCCGACCGCCCCCGTCGTGTACCTCTCCACCGGGGCCTGGAACGTCGCGCCGACCCTCACCCGCTTCCTCTCGCGCAACCTCTACCCGCGCGGCCCGCTGCTGCTGACCGACTGGGGGCCGACGCACGATCGCTTCTTCCGGAACGGCCGCGAGCACAAGGAGAAGAACCTCCGGCGCCTGGCCGAGGAGTTCCCCGACATCCGCTGGATCCTGATCGGCGACGACGGGCAGCACGACGAGGAGATCTACGGCGAGTTCGCCGTCGAGAAGCCGGGGAACGTGCGGGCCGTCGTCATCCGGCAGCTCTCACCCAGTGAGGCCGTGCTCGCGGGCGGGCGCTCCAAGCCCGACCAGCAGCTCGCCGGCTCGGCGGTGCCGTGGGTGTTCGCGCCCGACGGCGCCGGCCTGCTCGAGCAGCTCGAGGAGCTCGGCCGGGCCTGA
- a CDS encoding ABC transporter ATP-binding protein translates to MIEFRSVTKRFPDGTLAVDSFDLVIPPRKTTVLVGSSGCGKTTLLRMINRMIDPTSGSILIDGEDTSGLEPVKLRRRIGYVMQNSGLLPHRKVIDNVATVPILNGTPKREAREHALELLDTVGLDRSLADKYPRQLSGGQQQRVGVARGLAADPNILLMDEPFGAVDPIVRAELQQETIRLQEGLGKTVVFVTHDIDEAFLLGHQVVILQKGGHIAQAGSPAEILAAPANDFVATFVGADKGKRALRIQRVGDRDVVVDENGTPTGVLQP, encoded by the coding sequence ATGATCGAGTTCCGATCGGTGACCAAGAGATTCCCTGACGGAACCCTCGCCGTCGATTCCTTCGACCTGGTCATCCCCCCGCGCAAGACGACCGTGCTGGTCGGCTCCTCGGGCTGCGGCAAGACCACCCTGCTCCGCATGATCAACCGGATGATCGACCCCACCTCGGGCAGCATCCTGATCGACGGGGAAGACACGAGCGGCCTCGAGCCCGTCAAGCTCCGCCGCCGCATCGGCTACGTGATGCAGAACTCGGGCCTGCTGCCGCACCGCAAGGTGATCGACAACGTGGCGACCGTGCCGATCCTGAACGGCACCCCGAAGCGCGAGGCCCGCGAGCACGCGCTCGAGCTGCTCGACACCGTGGGGCTCGACCGTTCGCTCGCCGACAAGTACCCCCGCCAGCTCTCGGGCGGCCAGCAGCAGCGCGTGGGCGTGGCCCGTGGTCTCGCGGCCGACCCGAACATCCTCTTGATGGACGAGCCCTTCGGCGCCGTCGACCCGATCGTGCGGGCCGAGCTGCAGCAGGAGACCATCCGCCTGCAGGAGGGGCTCGGCAAGACCGTGGTGTTCGTCACGCACGACATCGACGAGGCGTTCCTGCTCGGACACCAGGTCGTCATCCTGCAGAAGGGCGGGCACATCGCCCAGGCCGGGTCGCCGGCCGAGATCCTCGCCGCCCCGGCGAACGACTTCGTCGCCACCTTCGTCGGAGCCGACAAGGGCAAGCGGGCGCTGCGCATCCAGCGCGTCGGCGACCGTGACGTCGTGGTCGACGAGAACGGCACCCCGACGGGAGTCCTCCAGCCGTGA
- a CDS encoding ABC transporter substrate-binding protein, with the protein MFTAITKGRLVAGLVAVSAAVALAGCSSGDPLDTSSTSAAGSTDGGAIVIGSQAYYSNEIIAEIYAQALEDNGVEVTRQFNIGQRDAYLPALENGEVQLFPEYSGNLLQYYDPETTAKTSDDVYAALAGALPEGLEVLDQSPATDQDSYNVTKEFSDANSVTSLEDLAKVTTPLTLGGNSELQTRPYGPDGLKSTYDVTVGFTPIEDSGGPLTIQALKDNTVQLVNIYSADPNIKTNDLVTLEDPKGLFLASNVVPLINTDAATPEVTDVINKVSAALTAEDLVDLNSQSVNDQESPDTIAKTWLEKVALF; encoded by the coding sequence ATGTTCACAGCAATCACGAAAGGCCGGCTCGTCGCAGGGCTAGTCGCGGTCAGCGCAGCGGTGGCGCTGGCAGGGTGCTCGTCCGGCGACCCGCTGGACACCTCGTCCACGTCGGCGGCCGGCTCGACCGACGGAGGAGCCATCGTCATCGGCTCGCAGGCGTACTACTCCAACGAGATCATCGCGGAGATCTACGCGCAGGCGCTCGAGGACAACGGTGTCGAGGTGACGCGCCAGTTCAACATCGGCCAGCGCGACGCCTACCTGCCGGCGCTCGAGAACGGCGAGGTGCAGCTGTTCCCGGAGTACTCCGGCAACCTGCTGCAGTACTACGACCCCGAGACCACCGCCAAGACCAGCGACGACGTCTACGCCGCCCTGGCCGGCGCCCTCCCCGAGGGCCTCGAGGTGCTCGACCAGTCGCCCGCCACCGACCAGGACTCCTACAACGTCACCAAGGAGTTCTCGGACGCCAACAGCGTCACGAGCCTGGAGGACCTCGCGAAGGTCACCACGCCGCTGACCCTCGGCGGCAACTCCGAGCTGCAGACCCGCCCCTACGGCCCCGACGGCCTGAAGAGCACCTATGACGTCACCGTCGGCTTCACGCCCATCGAGGACTCGGGCGGACCGCTCACCATCCAGGCGCTGAAGGACAACACGGTGCAGCTGGTGAACATCTACTCGGCCGACCCGAACATCAAGACCAACGACCTCGTGACGTTGGAGGACCCGAAGGGTCTCTTCCTCGCCTCGAACGTGGTGCCGCTGATCAACACCGACGCCGCCACCCCCGAGGTGACCGACGTCATCAACAAGGTCAGCGCCGCACTGACGGCCGAGGACCTGGTCGACCTCAACTCGCAGAGCGTCAACGACCAGGAGTCGCCCGACACCATCGCGAAGACCTGGCTCGAGAAGGTCGCGCTCTTCTAG
- the cydB gene encoding cytochrome d ubiquinol oxidase subunit II, whose protein sequence is MDLTILWFCIVGFLFVGYFVLDGFDFGVGMSLPFLGKDDTDRRVLINTIGPVWDLNETWVIVAGAALFAAFPEWYATLFSGFYLPLLLILIALILRGVSFEYRHQRPEKAWKARFDRMIVVGSAVPAFLWGVAFANIVQGVALDANHDYTGSVFDLLNPYALLGGATTLLLFFTHGVVFVSLKTDGDIRARARTLATRSGAVTIVVAAAFLVWTTLAYGSLLSAVFALVAALALVVSFLANLRGREGAAFALMAGTIGFAVLSLFASLFPDVMPASNDAANSLTIENASSSAYTLQIMSWVALIFLPLILAYQGFTYWIFRKRVTRAHIPVEAAH, encoded by the coding sequence ATGGACCTGACCATCCTGTGGTTCTGCATCGTCGGCTTCCTGTTCGTGGGGTACTTCGTGCTCGACGGCTTCGACTTCGGCGTCGGCATGTCGCTGCCCTTCCTCGGCAAGGACGACACCGACCGGCGGGTGCTGATCAACACCATCGGCCCCGTCTGGGATCTCAACGAGACCTGGGTGATCGTCGCCGGCGCCGCTCTGTTCGCCGCCTTCCCCGAGTGGTACGCGACCCTGTTCAGCGGGTTCTACCTGCCGCTGCTTCTCATCCTGATCGCCCTGATCCTGCGCGGCGTCTCGTTCGAGTACCGCCATCAGCGGCCCGAGAAGGCCTGGAAGGCGCGCTTCGACCGGATGATCGTGGTCGGCTCGGCCGTGCCCGCCTTCCTCTGGGGCGTGGCCTTCGCCAACATCGTGCAGGGCGTGGCGCTGGATGCGAACCACGACTACACCGGCAGCGTGTTCGATCTGCTGAACCCCTACGCCCTCCTCGGCGGCGCCACGACGCTGCTGCTGTTCTTCACCCACGGCGTGGTGTTCGTGTCGTTGAAGACCGACGGCGACATCCGGGCCCGGGCGCGCACGCTCGCCACCCGCTCGGGGGCGGTGACGATCGTCGTCGCGGCGGCCTTCCTCGTCTGGACGACGCTCGCCTACGGCAGCCTGCTCTCGGCGGTGTTCGCGCTCGTGGCCGCCCTCGCGCTCGTCGTCTCGTTCCTCGCCAACCTGCGGGGTCGCGAGGGGGCGGCGTTCGCGCTGATGGCCGGCACCATCGGCTTCGCCGTGCTCAGCCTGTTCGCCTCGCTCTTCCCCGACGTGATGCCCGCGTCGAACGACGCGGCCAACAGCCTGACGATCGAGAACGCGTCCTCGTCGGCCTACACGCTGCAGATCATGAGCTGGGTGGCACTGATCTTCCTGCCGCTGATCCTCGCCTACCAGGGCTTCACCTACTGGATCTTCCGCAAGCGGGTCACCCGCGCCCACATCCCGGTCGAGGCGGCACACTAG
- a CDS encoding ABC transporter permease: protein MNLVLGGIAWILDPANMNGPTGWIARLFEQLGYTFGAVAIAAVVAIPLGYVVGHTGRGRDIAVAFSGGLRALPSLGVLILFGFALGIGFKAPMLTLVILAIPPLLAGAYAGFEAVDRRTIDAARAVGMTELQVVGKVEVPLGLPLLIGGVRSSVLQVVATATLAGYIGGGALGTFIFQGAATRNYDMMLGASILVTALALVLEGIFALLQKLVVPRGVVATRQQNVRARSSRPRAVMGSPIREGK from the coding sequence GTGAATCTCGTGCTCGGCGGCATCGCCTGGATCCTCGACCCCGCGAACATGAACGGACCGACAGGCTGGATCGCCCGGCTGTTCGAACAGCTCGGCTACACCTTCGGAGCGGTGGCCATCGCGGCGGTCGTCGCCATCCCGCTCGGCTACGTCGTCGGCCACACCGGGCGGGGCCGCGACATCGCGGTCGCGTTCTCGGGCGGCCTGCGCGCGCTGCCCAGCCTCGGCGTGCTGATCCTGTTCGGCTTCGCCCTGGGCATCGGCTTCAAGGCGCCGATGCTCACCCTGGTCATCCTCGCCATCCCGCCGCTCCTCGCCGGCGCGTACGCCGGCTTCGAGGCCGTCGACCGCCGCACCATCGACGCCGCCCGCGCGGTCGGCATGACCGAGCTGCAGGTCGTGGGCAAGGTCGAGGTGCCACTGGGGCTGCCGCTCCTGATCGGCGGCGTGCGCTCGAGCGTGCTCCAGGTCGTGGCCACCGCGACGCTCGCCGGCTACATCGGCGGCGGCGCGCTCGGCACCTTCATCTTCCAGGGCGCGGCGACGCGCAACTACGACATGATGCTCGGCGCGTCGATCCTCGTCACCGCACTGGCGCTGGTGCTCGAGGGAATCTTCGCCCTGCTGCAGAAGTTGGTGGTTCCACGGGGCGTCGTCGCCACGAGGCAGCAGAACGTCCGTGCGCGGTCATCCCGTCCGCGCGCGGTGATGGGATCCCCCATCCGAGAAGGGAAATGA